From a region of the Nonlabens dokdonensis DSW-6 genome:
- the mrdA gene encoding penicillin-binding protein 2, translating into MRKLLLFSIVTLVGIIFLGRMIYLQLIISDELALEAENNSVKTVYNYPERGFIYDRNGKLMVANQVAYDVMVIPRETGDVNITELSKLLRIEESRLEKKLITAKKWSEKQASVIIPQLTQEEYAPLQEQLRKFPGFYIQRRSLRKYLVDHSASVLGYIREVNQGTIKKDDYYVQGDLAGKSGIELQYEKELRGEKGYKKYTRDHYGRAIESYKNGSSDVAPVAGTDLTVTLDKDLQEYAERLMVNKRGGIVAIEPKTGEILTLVTAPNYDPSLLMGRDRSKNINAILRDTIRLPDVNRVLQGQYAPGSPFKVINALVGLQEGVISPKERFSCNHGYNYGGKKKLGCHAHASPLAMNRGIAESCNSYFAQVYRRIIESKKTAPEGMDVWHDHVTSFGLGDYLGYDLPVGQPGRIPDGDYYTSQYKYKWYAPTTISNAIGQGEVAVTPIQLANMTAAIANRGFYYRPHIIKKMNGEPISNEKYTEKNFTTIDAEHFEPVIEGMNEVYQSGTAKYVQVPGIEICGKTGTVENFTKINGERKQLTDHSVFIAFAPKDDPKIAIAVFIENGYWGSRYAAKIASLLIEKHIKGEITRTDLEKYLLSHSLEYEYAKRISNQPFKINEAIDQGLITEQKEKSLQSLVDSLQIKFLK; encoded by the coding sequence ATGAGAAAATTATTACTCTTTTCAATAGTCACCTTAGTAGGAATCATCTTTTTAGGAAGAATGATTTATTTACAATTGATCATCTCGGATGAATTGGCTCTTGAAGCCGAAAACAATTCAGTAAAAACAGTCTACAATTATCCAGAACGTGGTTTTATATACGACCGCAACGGAAAATTGATGGTAGCAAATCAAGTTGCTTATGATGTAATGGTAATTCCTAGAGAAACAGGAGATGTTAATATTACAGAATTATCCAAGCTATTGAGAATAGAAGAGTCGAGGCTTGAAAAAAAACTGATTACTGCTAAAAAATGGTCTGAAAAGCAGGCCAGCGTCATTATTCCTCAATTAACGCAAGAAGAGTATGCTCCTTTGCAAGAACAGCTTAGAAAATTTCCAGGATTTTACATTCAGAGGCGTTCTTTGCGCAAATATCTGGTAGATCATAGTGCGAGTGTTCTGGGCTATATAAGAGAGGTGAATCAAGGTACTATAAAAAAGGACGATTATTATGTTCAAGGTGACTTAGCTGGAAAAAGTGGTATTGAACTGCAGTATGAGAAAGAATTAAGAGGAGAAAAAGGCTATAAAAAATACACAAGAGATCATTATGGAAGAGCAATAGAATCTTACAAGAATGGATCCAGCGATGTAGCTCCAGTCGCTGGGACTGATCTAACAGTAACTTTAGATAAAGATCTTCAAGAATATGCAGAAAGGCTTATGGTGAATAAACGCGGTGGTATCGTTGCTATTGAACCTAAAACAGGTGAAATTCTTACTTTAGTTACCGCTCCTAATTATGACCCCAGTTTATTAATGGGTCGTGATCGATCTAAAAACATCAATGCAATCCTTAGAGATACCATAAGACTTCCTGATGTAAATAGAGTTTTACAAGGTCAGTACGCGCCTGGTTCTCCCTTTAAAGTTATCAATGCACTTGTAGGTTTACAAGAAGGAGTGATTTCTCCTAAAGAACGATTTAGCTGCAATCATGGGTATAATTATGGTGGCAAGAAGAAATTAGGTTGTCATGCTCACGCAAGTCCACTAGCTATGAATAGAGGGATTGCTGAGAGTTGTAACTCTTATTTTGCTCAAGTGTATCGTAGAATCATAGAGAGTAAAAAAACAGCTCCTGAAGGAATGGATGTATGGCACGACCATGTGACTAGTTTTGGATTAGGTGATTATCTTGGGTATGATTTACCAGTAGGGCAACCTGGTCGTATTCCAGATGGAGATTATTATACTTCACAATACAAATACAAATGGTATGCTCCTACTACTATTTCTAATGCTATAGGGCAAGGTGAAGTAGCTGTAACACCTATACAGCTAGCAAACATGACTGCCGCAATCGCAAATCGAGGATTTTATTATCGCCCACACATCATCAAAAAGATGAACGGTGAGCCTATCAGTAATGAAAAGTACACGGAGAAAAACTTTACCACCATAGATGCAGAACATTTTGAACCTGTAATTGAAGGTATGAATGAGGTGTATCAATCTGGAACTGCAAAATATGTTCAAGTTCCAGGCATAGAAATTTGTGGTAAAACCGGTACAGTAGAAAATTTCACTAAAATCAATGGAGAACGAAAACAACTTACAGATCACTCGGTTTTTATTGCGTTTGCTCCCAAAGATGATCCTAAAATAGCTATTGCTGTTTTTATTGAAAACGGCTATTGGGGCTCTAGATATGCAGCAAAAATAGCAAGCTTGCTTATTGAAAAACACATCAAAGGAGAAATTACAAGGACAGATTTAGAAAAGTACTTACTAAGCCACAGCTTAGAATATGAATATGCTAAAAGAATAAGTAATCAACCTTTTAAAATCAATGAGGCAATAGATCAAGGTTTGATTACAGAACAGAAGGAAAAGTCGCTGCAAAGTCTAGTAGATAGTCTACAAATCAAATTTTTGAAGTAA
- the mreD gene encoding rod shape-determining protein MreD, with protein sequence MNRNLITNTVRFLGLLILQIFLFDQINFMGFINPMVYLLFIVLYPIENKRWDVMIISFVLGIILDTFQDTGGAHAAACLTLAFTRPLWLRLVYGESYKMKNIKVLQSPFDRLLLLLVFCIVVHHIVFFSLVIFNGSQILYTLKLTLSIGAATLVVNTILLALFKPRVKS encoded by the coding sequence ATGAATAGAAATCTAATTACAAATACCGTTAGGTTTTTAGGTCTATTGATTTTACAGATATTTCTGTTTGATCAAATTAATTTTATGGGCTTCATAAATCCTATGGTGTATCTTCTATTTATTGTGTTGTACCCAATAGAAAATAAGAGGTGGGACGTCATGATCATTTCTTTTGTGCTAGGAATTATTTTAGATACCTTTCAAGACACTGGTGGTGCTCATGCAGCAGCATGTCTCACTCTCGCTTTCACAAGACCTTTATGGTTAAGATTAGTTTACGGTGAAAGCTATAAAATGAAGAATATTAAGGTGCTTCAATCGCCATTTGACCGTTTATTATTGTTACTTGTTTTTTGTATTGTAGTTCATCATATTGTATTCTTTTCTTTAGTGATATTTAACGGCTCTCAAATACTTTATACTTTAAAACTAACGTTGAGTATCGGAGCGGCTACCTTAGTCGTTAATACTATATTATTGGCCTTATTCAAACCTAGAGTAAAATCATGA
- the mreC gene encoding rod shape-determining protein MreC: MQQIINFLIKYRNLLLYLFLMVIALTFTIQSHDYHRNTTIHSTGNITGGILNTRNGIYDYFDLANHNNKLSEENASLRMRLLEIGDTLLGKETSYNFSDSIPYRIFPARVIKNDFYKSDNYLTVDIGSNQGIQPDMGVISPSGIVGVIDYSSNKFSRVISILNSQISLNAQIKGTATIGSLKWDGKDPYLMSLEDVPRLARVTRGDTIITGKQSTMFPSDILIGVVQGAELVENGSRYKITVQLFNDMTDLDHVYVVKNRDQNAIKVIDTLGTNE, encoded by the coding sequence ATGCAACAAATAATCAATTTTCTGATCAAGTACAGAAACTTGTTGTTGTATCTATTTTTAATGGTAATTGCGTTAACATTTACCATACAATCGCACGATTACCATCGTAATACAACTATACATTCTACTGGGAATATCACCGGTGGTATTCTCAATACCAGAAATGGTATTTATGATTACTTTGATTTAGCAAATCATAATAATAAATTGAGTGAAGAAAATGCCTCACTTAGAATGAGATTGCTTGAAATAGGTGACACTTTGTTAGGTAAAGAAACAAGCTACAACTTTTCAGATAGTATTCCTTATCGTATTTTTCCTGCTAGAGTAATCAAAAATGATTTTTATAAATCTGACAATTATTTAACCGTAGATATAGGATCTAATCAAGGTATTCAACCTGATATGGGTGTAATTTCCCCTAGCGGAATAGTAGGTGTGATAGATTATAGTAGCAATAAATTTTCCAGAGTTATCTCCATTCTAAATTCTCAGATTTCATTAAATGCGCAAATTAAAGGAACTGCAACTATAGGTTCTTTAAAATGGGATGGGAAAGACCCTTATTTAATGAGTTTAGAAGACGTGCCTCGACTTGCAAGAGTAACTAGAGGCGATACTATTATAACCGGAAAACAGTCCACCATGTTTCCCTCCGATATATTGATAGGTGTAGTTCAAGGTGCAGAGCTTGTTGAGAACGGCTCACGTTATAAAATTACTGTTCAATTATTCAATGATATGACAGATTTAGATCATGTTTACGTGGTCAAAAATAGAGATCAAAATGCAATTAAGGTAATCGATACGTTAGGAACAAATGAATAG
- a CDS encoding rod shape-determining protein codes for MGFFDFLTEDIAIDLGTANTLIVHNGKVVVDSPSIVARDRTTGKIIAVGKEAAMMQGKTHENIKTIRPLKDGVIADFDASEKMISMFIKEIPALKKRWFAPSLRMVICIPSGITEVEMRAVKDSAERVNGKEVYLIHEPMAAAIGIGVDIMQPKGNMIVDIGGGTTEIAVIALGGIVCDKSVKIAGDVFTNDIVYYMRTQHNLYVGERTAEKIKIQIGAATEDLEVPPEEMSVQGRDLLTGKPKEVKIGYREIAKALDKSILRVEDAVMETLSQTPPELAADIYNTGIYLAGGGSMLRGLDKRLSQKTDLPVYIAEDPLRAVVRGTGLTLKNLDKYKSVLANKY; via the coding sequence ATGGGATTTTTTGATTTCCTCACAGAAGATATTGCCATCGACCTAGGTACGGCAAATACGCTCATTGTTCACAACGGTAAAGTAGTTGTAGACAGTCCATCTATCGTTGCTCGCGATAGAACTACTGGTAAAATTATTGCTGTAGGAAAAGAAGCTGCGATGATGCAGGGAAAAACCCATGAAAATATTAAAACGATACGCCCGCTCAAAGATGGTGTTATTGCAGATTTTGACGCAAGTGAAAAAATGATCTCTATGTTTATTAAAGAGATTCCTGCTTTAAAGAAAAGGTGGTTTGCTCCTTCTTTGCGTATGGTAATTTGCATCCCATCAGGAATTACCGAGGTGGAAATGCGTGCCGTTAAAGACAGTGCAGAACGAGTTAATGGTAAAGAGGTTTATTTGATCCATGAGCCTATGGCAGCAGCTATAGGTATAGGTGTAGACATTATGCAACCTAAGGGAAACATGATCGTTGATATAGGTGGTGGAACAACAGAAATTGCAGTAATAGCATTAGGTGGAATCGTTTGTGATAAATCTGTAAAAATTGCTGGTGATGTTTTCACTAACGACATTGTTTATTACATGCGTACTCAACACAACCTTTATGTAGGTGAGCGTACGGCAGAGAAAATTAAAATTCAAATAGGAGCTGCTACAGAAGACTTAGAAGTGCCGCCAGAAGAAATGAGCGTTCAAGGACGTGATTTACTTACTGGTAAACCTAAAGAAGTTAAAATAGGTTACAGAGAGATTGCAAAAGCTCTGGATAAATCGATTTTGAGAGTGGAAGATGCGGTTATGGAAACTTTATCTCAAACTCCACCTGAGCTCGCAGCTGACATTTACAATACCGGTATTTATCTAGCTGGTGGAGGTTCTATGTTGCGTGGACTTGATAAACGTTTATCTCAAAAAACAGATTTACCAGTTTACATTGCAGAAGATCCATTAAGAGCCGTAGTGAGAGGAACTGGCTTAACGCTCAAAAATTTGGATAAATACAAAAGTGTTCTTGCAAATAAGTACTAA